In the Desulfonauticus submarinus genome, TGTCATGGTCCGGGCAAAGAACATGTAGAATCTGGAGGAGATCCTGAATTAATTAGATTAAAAATGGATTTAAAAACTTGTAATGATTGTCATACATCTGAAAGAGTAAAAACTTTTAATTTTAAGCCTTTGCTTTATGGTGGAGTGCATTAAATTTATGTGGCGGAAAAGAGGTAATTATTATGTGGAATAAATTGTCTTCAAGTTTGCATTTAAAAACAGGAGTTCTTGTAACAGTTGTAGCCTTATTTATTTTTGTAGCTTTATTAGGAGCGATGAATTTTTTAGAAAGAAGGCTTATTTTTTCTCTTTTAGAGGGAGATGTGCAAAAACTTTCTCAAGCATTGGAAAACGGAATAAGAAAACCAATGATTAGAGGTGATGATGAGGGTACTAAAGAAGAATTCTCAAATCTCTCCAAAACACATAAAGATTTGCATGTGTTTCTTACTGACTTTCAAGGTAAGGCAACTTATTCCACTTTAAAGGATCAAAGAGGAAAAAATTTTATTCAGAGTAAATTTGGCCAAAAAATTTTAGATTTTAAAAATATATTAGAAGGAAAAATAAGAAATGAGATAATGTCTTTAGTGAATTTAGACAAAAATGTGTATTTTGTAAGGGCAAAGCCTATTTTTAATAAGCCGAGTTGTTATCATTGCCATGGTAAGGCGCATAATATTTTAGGTAGCTTAATTATTTTTCAAGATGTTACTCCTACCATGAAAAAGATAAAGTCCCAGACATGGGAAATTGCTTTGGCTTGTAGTGGAGCGTTGATTCTTCTCGTAGTGATAGTCAACCTATTTTTACGTAAAAACGTTTTACAACCAATAAAAGAAATTGCTCAGGCAAGTAGTGCAATTGCTAAAGGTAATTATAGCCAGGAGTTTATTACTTCTCGTAAAGATGAGTTAGGAGACCTTGCTCGTAATTTAGAACATATGGTAGACACACTAAAAAGAGAACTGGGATTTTCAAAAGGAGTTTTACAAAGTCTAACAGCTCCATTTTTGGTATGTGATACAGAGCAAAAAGTAAGTTATACTAATAAAGCTATGCTTGATTTTTTAGGGTTAGAAGGCGAACCCAAAGATTATATCGGACAATATGTTGGAGAATTTTTTTACGGAGATAAAAATCACAAAACAGTAGTAGGACAAGCCTTAGAAACAGGCGAAGTGATGAGAAACATACAACGAAGTATCACAAATAGAAAAGGTAAAAAGGTTTTTTTTATAGGAGATGCAGCTCCTTTAAGAGATTTAGATGGAGAGCTTATTGGTGCATTTATTTTAATTACGGATTTAACAAAGCTTAAAAATCAACAAGAACAGATAGAAGCTCAGAATAAAGCAATTGCACAAGCAGCAGTAAAAGCTTTAGAAGTTTCTGAACAGGTTTCTTCTGCTTCTGATGAACTTTCTGCTCAAATGGAAGAAGCAGCTAGTGGGACAAACAGACAAGAAAGGATGGTTTCAGAGGCTGCCACAGCTATGGAACAGATGAATGTTTCTGTTTTAGAAGTTGCTAAAAATGCGGCGAATGCCGCCAATTTGGCTGAGGAAGCAAGAGAAAAGGCTATTGCAGGACAAACTGTAGTAAAAGAAGCCATGAATTTAATTTCCCAGGTTGTGGAACACAGCAAGCATTTAATGGAAAGTATGAAAAATTTAGGCGTGCAAGCCGAAGGTATTGGAAAAATTATTGTCACTATAGAAGACATTGCAGATCAAACTAATTTATTGGCTTTAAATGCAGCTATTGAAGCAGCAAGGGCAGGAGATGCAGGAAGAGGTTTTGCTGTAGTAGCTGATGAAGTGAGAAAGTTGGCAGAAAAAACTATGGCCGCAACAAAGGAAGTAGCTACTTATATTGGCCAGATTCAAGATAGTGCCCAAGAAAATATTTTTGAGACTACTAAAACCTTAGAAGTTGTAGAAGAAACTAGACATAAATCTGAAGAATCTGGGAAAGCGTTAGAGGATATTGTTCATATTGTGGAGTCTACTTCTGATCAAGTCAGGAATATTGCTACAGCATCAGAGGAACAGTCTGCTGCATCAGAACAGATAACTCATTCTATGGAGGAAATTAGGAAAGTATCTAGAGAGATTGCAGATACTATGGAGCAAAGCAATGCAGCTATTGGGGAATTGGCCAAACTAGCCTTGCGTTTAAAGGGTATTATTGAAGAGTTAAAGGGATAAGTAAAAGATTAAGTAAAAAGCATACTACACAAGGAAACAAAAAAAAGCGGTCAAGTTTGACCGCTTTTTTTTGTTTTTTAAATGCTATTTAATAAATTTAATAAACCTGGACACCTCCTATAGGAGCCTTTCTTTCAGGAGCTTTTCTAAGAAGATGTTTTTGCCTTCTTAGCTTCTGAGCGTCTCTAATTTTTCTTTTAATCCTAACTTTTGCTTCAATGTAAATGTCCTTGTCTCCATAGCGAGAGGCTTTTACAAAAAGGTCTTTTGCTTTAAGAAGACTTTTTAAATCTCCTCTGGCTTCATAAGCTACACCTAAATTATAAAGTGCAGGAGCACAGTGAGGATTTTCTTCTAATACAACAGACCACATTTCCATAGCTCCTTCCCAGTCTCCTTTTTCTGCCAATTTAACTCCTTTTTTGACATAAGAAGGCCCGCTTTTATCCAATTCTACCTCAATAGTATATTTTGTAGGTGCTATTTTAGCTACTAATTTAGAAGCTATTTTTTGAGCCAGTAAACTCATTGTTTCTTCTGGTGTTGGCACTTGTTCGATACTGTTACCTCCACCAAAAATACCTAAAAATCCGCCCTGGGCTTCTTCTTTACCGCCATATTTTTGTTTAAAACTCTCAGTAACTTGTTTAGTAGCTAGAATTTTTCTTGTTTTTAGGTCTATTACTTTAATAGATGCTGTGAGTGAAGCAGTGCGAACAATATAAGGAACTCTTTTTAAAACAGTTTTCATAATTTCTTCATCTACAATTTCAGTTTTGCCAGTAAAAATATTTTTTCTTTTTACTTTTCTATATCGACCTGTACCCTCTTTCATTTGAACTTGATCATATCCTTTAATGTCCCTTATTTGTCCCACTACATATCCTGCTATGGCAGCGTCTGCTTGGATTTCTTCAAAAGCAGGCACAAAGCGTGGGTCATCCATTTGCTCCCACTGGATTCTATCTAAGGCCTCGTTATATCTAAGGTCTTGTAGGGTGAAGTGCTTTACCTCATCTAATTTTGAATAGAATTCTTCTCGAACTAAATCACCATATTTTCCTTTAAATGGTAAAATAGCCAAAGTCTTTACTCCTGGCATAGCTACTTCTGCTGGTTTTATTGCTGTTAGTTTTGCTTTGGGAGCACAGGAAAACATAAAGAAAAGTGCACCTATTAAAGATAACAGCAAAATAGTTTTAGAATTTTTTACTTCCATATGCCCTCCTTATTGAATATTGATATTGCGAAAAGGATTATCCGTACCTTTTTTGAAAAATAAGAATCGGTTGCCTTTAGCTTGTTGAGTTTGGAAAGCAATACCTCTTCTTTTCATTTGCATATATAACTGTCTTTGAAAATCAAACTTTTTACCTTGATAATTTACATCTACTTGGAAGTTGCCAGGAGATTGTTGCCTTACATTTATGTCTTTTACGCCAGAGATGTTTTGTAAAATATCATAAATGGTATAAACTTCTTCTTCGCTAAAATTTCTAAACCAAATATCAAACCTGGCTCCGCCATGTACTTGACGTTCAAAATAAGCCAGAACATCACCAATAAGAGCTTTAGCGACGGCTTTACCTACTTTGTCAGCAGCTTTGGCAGCCATCATATCTTCATAATAGTTTCCACTAACTCTTTGGGTGCGGACATATAAGTCGCCGTGTTTTTGGGCGATGAGATCTCCTGTAGCAGGAGCGACAGCTTTTAAATCTACTTCTACCATAACACCGCCAAAATATTTACTTCTGCCACCTTTTTTTACTCCCACATGGACGTCATAGACCAGGAGGAGATCTGCTCTGTATTTCAGGGCAAGGGCAGAGAGGTCGTCCATGTCTATATCAATTCTTCCAGCTTGTTCTATTTCATTATAGACGTTGTTAACAAACATTTGATCTAGGACTACAAAGCCTTTTCTAGCAAATACCCCTTGAATTGCTTGCTCAGCCGCAATAACCGCTCTAGAGTTTCGATAAGCACTAGAGTGTGTCCTTGGTAAGTATATAGTCATAAATCGAGGATTACCTACTTGTTGGCGTAAAATGCCAATGGCTCTCAAATCATTTTTGATGCTTTCTGTAGATACTACTGCTCTAATGGTTACATTATACATTTGTCCGTCTGGACTAGGACCTTCTGAAAGCACTTGATAATTTTTTACATAGCCTGATGCTTGAGAATATATTTTATCTGATAGAAGCTGATAATTTTTTACAATAGTGCTAGAATCTATTAAAGTTCCAATTCCCTGCTCTACAGCGCTTCTTAGAGCTTGTTGCAAAGCTTGATTTCTAGCTTGAGCCTGATTACCCATCATAGGCGCCATACCCGTAACCACTACTTCCTTTATGGCAAAGCTGTTTTTAGTAATAAACATAGGAAGCAGAAATAGAATAAAAAATATTATCCAGCAAAGCTTCATTTTTCTGCCTTTCATTTTACATTCCTCCTCTTAAATTTTTTAAGCATTTAAACTTTAGTTTATCCTAGTTCAAAAAAATTGACAATCAATAAATTTCTCCTTTTGAAAAAATAAACTGTAAAAATATTTCTAGCAAATAATATCTCCTAGTTTTTATTTTATATTGCTAAATAGGATTGAGTAAGATTGTTGTAAGACGGTTTATAGGGTAAACTTATTTGTTTAATTTAAACGAAATTTACATATTTTAAATTTTGAGATAGCTATTAAAGGTTTCAGTTTTATTTTATAAGGAGGAGAAATGTTTTCCAGGATAAAGTTTGGAACAAAACTTTTTGTAGCTGTAATATGTGTATTAGGAATATCTATTTTATCTGTTAGCTTCTTGAATTATTATCAATTTCAAAAAACTTTATTCAGAGT is a window encoding:
- a CDS encoding flagellar assembly protein T N-terminal domain-containing protein is translated as MKGRKMKLCWIIFFILFLLPMFITKNSFAIKEVVVTGMAPMMGNQAQARNQALQQALRSAVEQGIGTLIDSSTIVKNYQLLSDKIYSQASGYVKNYQVLSEGPSPDGQMYNVTIRAVVSTESIKNDLRAIGILRQQVGNPRFMTIYLPRTHSSAYRNSRAVIAAEQAIQGVFARKGFVVLDQMFVNNVYNEIEQAGRIDIDMDDLSALALKYRADLLLVYDVHVGVKKGGRSKYFGGVMVEVDLKAVAPATGDLIAQKHGDLYVRTQRVSGNYYEDMMAAKAADKVGKAVAKALIGDVLAYFERQVHGGARFDIWFRNFSEEEVYTIYDILQNISGVKDINVRQQSPGNFQVDVNYQGKKFDFQRQLYMQMKRRGIAFQTQQAKGNRFLFFKKGTDNPFRNINIQ
- a CDS encoding DUF6340 family protein codes for the protein MEVKNSKTILLLSLIGALFFMFSCAPKAKLTAIKPAEVAMPGVKTLAILPFKGKYGDLVREEFYSKLDEVKHFTLQDLRYNEALDRIQWEQMDDPRFVPAFEEIQADAAIAGYVVGQIRDIKGYDQVQMKEGTGRYRKVKRKNIFTGKTEIVDEEIMKTVLKRVPYIVRTASLTASIKVIDLKTRKILATKQVTESFKQKYGGKEEAQGGFLGIFGGGNSIEQVPTPEETMSLLAQKIASKLVAKIAPTKYTIEVELDKSGPSYVKKGVKLAEKGDWEGAMEMWSVVLEENPHCAPALYNLGVAYEARGDLKSLLKAKDLFVKASRYGDKDIYIEAKVRIKRKIRDAQKLRRQKHLLRKAPERKAPIGGVQVY
- a CDS encoding methyl-accepting chemotaxis protein; this translates as MWNKLSSSLHLKTGVLVTVVALFIFVALLGAMNFLERRLIFSLLEGDVQKLSQALENGIRKPMIRGDDEGTKEEFSNLSKTHKDLHVFLTDFQGKATYSTLKDQRGKNFIQSKFGQKILDFKNILEGKIRNEIMSLVNLDKNVYFVRAKPIFNKPSCYHCHGKAHNILGSLIIFQDVTPTMKKIKSQTWEIALACSGALILLVVIVNLFLRKNVLQPIKEIAQASSAIAKGNYSQEFITSRKDELGDLARNLEHMVDTLKRELGFSKGVLQSLTAPFLVCDTEQKVSYTNKAMLDFLGLEGEPKDYIGQYVGEFFYGDKNHKTVVGQALETGEVMRNIQRSITNRKGKKVFFIGDAAPLRDLDGELIGAFILITDLTKLKNQQEQIEAQNKAIAQAAVKALEVSEQVSSASDELSAQMEEAASGTNRQERMVSEAATAMEQMNVSVLEVAKNAANAANLAEEAREKAIAGQTVVKEAMNLISQVVEHSKHLMESMKNLGVQAEGIGKIIVTIEDIADQTNLLALNAAIEAARAGDAGRGFAVVADEVRKLAEKTMAATKEVATYIGQIQDSAQENIFETTKTLEVVEETRHKSEESGKALEDIVHIVESTSDQVRNIATASEEQSAASEQITHSMEEIRKVSREIADTMEQSNAAIGELAKLALRLKGIIEELKG